From a region of the Gossypium raimondii isolate GPD5lz chromosome 10, ASM2569854v1, whole genome shotgun sequence genome:
- the LOC105775800 gene encoding uncharacterized protein LOC105775800 produces the protein MGNCFTHENSYWADEDWGSLVSTHSWHRYDDEINNTEEKVKLLGHGEKIAGNTSEVKLTISKKELEQLVHMMEVQGSTLEQALARMLVDGGGDVYEVEQRRPWKPVLQSIPEVN, from the coding sequence atgGGGAATTGTTTTACACACGAAAACTCATATTGGGCTGATGAAGATTGGGGTTCTTTGGTGTCAACCCATAGCTGGCATAGATATGATGACGAGATTAACAATACGGAGGAGAAGGTGAAGTTGCTTGGTCATGGTGAAAAGATAGCTGGAAACACCAGTGAGGTGAAGCTAACCATTTCAAAGAAGGAGCTGGAGCAATTGGTACATATGATGGAGGTGCAAGGTTCAACCCTAGAACAAGCCTTGGCCAGGATGTTGGTCGATGGTGGCGGAGATGTCTATGAGGTGGAGCAGCGTCGGCCTTGGAAGCCGGTGCTGCAAAGTATTCCGGAGGTGAACTAG
- the LOC105778124 gene encoding uncharacterized protein LOC105778124 codes for MNSIGGTHPSATARRKTRRRRRRGGAPSTPLQYWTFHNNNEKNKHAWFSSDPGAGDESKFPGGGHVVELSARKLAAGLWWLRSLRYGIGGGFSTRRRSSDRSHFGPSVSRVNTMLSRNQSSKEHREHQLRRSESTGFGPKQGTLHKHSKSLKEGASRCSKASIEAYYFASHMRLLEDQVKTVSFVSSLQAELVQARLYIHDLEYEVRSSRNRVKYLARKLGVERRSQENKEHEKIFALIDDLKVQLSRERKKLQKMDVINSQLVNELAETKLSAMQSVQKHEDERRTRKLLEEVCQELARKIGESEAEVEAMRIEMMENREEVEEERNMLQVAEVLREERVQMKLFDAKLALESKYSQLNKLITVLETFLRSRSTSLDIRELKKAELIEQAVKAVSIQDMEEFSYEPLGSCDIFSIFEELQQVEVCKREIETWFNYSLTGDISDYHPVSPQENYHDNDHVPKRSSGFVDYNSDNEEDTKGHEGVNHVENQDWVEESGDSIVTIGACRSAQRCEIEWDETATGVSPNTETNEACLISAGHPKRNSSSAKIQASCASSSGSYKAITDEGNGQLSSRIISSPGAYLSKGKSIKVGLKHQKPMEQYGSMDIVNPHVVRGMKGFIERARGYENNTLKAKLSESSTESKKPQLRRHNTNQ; via the exons ATGAACTCAATTGGCGGGACCCACCCTTCAGCCACTGCTCGCCGCAAAACCCGGCGTCGACGGAGGCGCGGAGGAGCCCCATCAACCCCTCTCCAGTACTGGACTTTCCATAACAACAACGAAAAGAATAAACATGCATGGTTCTCCTCAGACCCCGGAGCCGGAGATGAATCCAAATTTCCCGGTGGCGGACACGTGGTGGAGCTATCGGCGAGGAAACTAGCTGCTGGACTCTGGTGGTTGCGTTCGTTGCGCTACGGAATCGGTGGTGGTTTCAGCACTAGACGTAGATCCTCAGATCGGTCACACTTTGGA CCTAGCGTGTCACGCGTAAATACAATGCTTTCTCGGAATCAGTCTAGCAAAGAACATCGTGAACATCAGTTACGGAGGAGCGAATCCACTGGCTTTGGTCCAAAGCAGGGAACCCTTCATAAA CATTCAAAGTCTTTAAAAGAGGGAGCAAGTAGATGCTCGAAAGCATCCATTGAAGCGTATTATTTTGCAAGTCACATGAGGCTTCTTGAAGATCAAGTCAAAACTGTGTCTTTTGTGTCTTCTCTGCAAGCAGAACTAGTGCAAGCTCGATTATACATTCACGATCTTGAATATGAAGTGCGGTCTTCTAGGAATAGAGTCAAGTACCTAGCGAGGAAGCTTGGAGTGGAAAGAAGGTCAcaggaaaataaagaacatgAAAAGATTTTTGCACTTATTGATGATTTGAAGGTCCAATTGAGCAGGGAAAGAAAAAAGCTACAAAAAATGGACGTTATTAATTCTCAATTAGTAAATGAGCTTGCTGAAACCAAATTATCAGCAATGCAATCAGTTCAAAAACACGAGGACGAGAGAAGAACTAGAAAGCTCTTGGAGGAAGTATGTCAGGAGCTAGCTAGGAAGATTGGAGAATCTGAAGCTGAAGTTGAAGCCATGAGAATAGAGATGATGGAAAATCGAGAAGaggttgaagaagaaagaaatatgttaCAGGTTGCCGAGGTTTTGCGTGAAGAACGTGTCCAAATGAAGTTGTTTGATGCTAAGTTAGCTCTTGAAAGTAAGTACTCTCAGTTGAACAAGTTGATAACCGTACTTGAAACTTTTCTTAGGTCAAGAAGCACAAGCTTAGATATTAGAGAGTTAAAAAAAGCTGAACTTATCGAACAAGCGGTAAAAGCAGTTAGTATTCAAGATATGGAAGAATTTTCTTATGAGCCGTTGGGATCGTGTGATATATTCTCAATCTTTGAAGAATTACAGCAAGTTGAAGTTTGTAAAAGGGAAATCGAGACATGGTTCAATTACTCTTTGACTGGTGATATTTCTGATTACCACCCTGTGAGTCCTCAGGAAAATTATCATGATAATGACCATGTCCCGAAACGTTCAAGTGGTTTTGTTGATTACAACAGTGACAATGAAGAAGATACTAAAGGCCATGAAGGAGTTAATCATGTCGAGAATCAGGACTGGGTTGAGGAGAGTGGAGACTCTATTGTCACGATTGGTGCATGCAGAAGCGCTCAAAGGTGTGAAATAGAATGGGATGAAACTGCTACTGGAGTATCTCCGAACACAGAAACTAATGAGGCCTGCTTGATATCTGCAGGACACCCAAAGCGGAATTCATCTTCTGCTAAGATTCAGGCATCATGCGCGAGTAGTAGTGGATCCTATAAAGCAATAACAGATGAGGGTAATGGACAGCTTTCGAGTAGAATCATTTCCAGTCCCGGGGCATATCTTTCAAAAGGAAAGTCTATTAAAGTCGGTCTTAAGCACCAGAAGCCAATGGAGCAGTATGGCTCTATGGACATTGTAAATCCACATGTAGTTCGAGGCATGAAAGGGTTCATTGAAAGGGCCAGAGGGTACGAGAACAACACCTTGAAGGCAAAACTCTCGGAATCCAGTACCGAAAGCAAGAAACCTCAATTGCGAAGACACAATACAAATCAATAG
- the LOC105776551 gene encoding uncharacterized GPI-anchored protein At1g61900: MNAGVSLEHNFSMLLLKLFVVLACFHECLSDLQVHHKGYMLTGRATGDFVPKITPTASPQPFLPLLAPSPLSTFTNSTSPKLSGLCMLNFTAAQSLISITSIDCWAAFAPLLANVICCPQLHATLVILVGQLSKETGVLALNRTLAKPCLSDIEQVLAGQGAGDGLNQVCSIHSSNLTEASCPVKDVDEFENMVNSSELLASCEKIDPVKECCDQVCQGAISDAATRLALKASDPLSMDGPHVLPQHTTRINDCKTVVLRWLASKLDPYHAKEVLRGLTNCNVNKVCPLVFPNMKHVANSCGNGISDQTACCDAMNSYVSHLQKQTLITNLQALDCATSLGLKLQKYNITKDVYSLCHISLKDFSLQVGSQESGCLLPSLPSDATLDKFSGISFICDLNDNIPAQWPSLSLLPASSCNKTIRIPALPAATNAQSGLNTEYIVVYLLVAYSTAIMMLL; this comes from the exons atgAATGCTGGCGTGTCTCTTGAGCACAATTTCAGCATGTTGCTGCTTAAGCTGTTTGTGGTTCTTGCCT GCTTCCATGAATGCTTATCCGATCTTCAAGTTCATCATAAAGGTTATATGTTAACCGGTAGAGCAACTGGTGATTTTGTACCTAAAATTACTCCAACGGCATCTCCTCAACCATTTCTTCCTCTACTTGCACCTTCTCCTCTATCAACCTTCACAAATAGCACTTCTCCTAAATTATCAG GACTCTGTATGTTAAATTTCACTGCTGCTCAAAGCTTGATAAGCATTACGTCAATTGATTGTTGGGCTGCATTTGCTCCACTATTGGCAAATGTAATATGTTGTCCACAACTACATGCTACTCTTGTGATTCTTGTTGGTCAATTGAGTAAAGAAACTGGTGTGCTCGCTCTAAACAGAACCCTTGCCAAGCCTTGTTTATCAGATATTGAGCAAGTCTTGGCTGGCCAGGGTGCTGGTGACGGTCTCAATCAAGTTTGTTCGATTCATTCATCAAACCTTACTGAAGCATCTTGTCCCGTAAAAGatgttgatgaatttgagaaCATGGTAAACTCTTCTGAGCTTCTTGCTTCATGTGAAAAGATTGATCCTGTTAAAGAATGTTGTGACCAAGTTTGTCAAGGTGCAATATCTGATGCTGCAACAAGACTTGCATTGAAAGCTTCTGATCCTCTAAGCATGGATGGACCTCATGTTTTACCTCAGCACACAACAAGGATAAATGATTGTAAAACCGTTGTGCTTCGATGGTTGGCAAGTAAACTTGACCCTTATCATGCAAAGGAAGTTCTTAGAGGATTAACCAATTGCAATGTTAACAAAG TTTGCCCTCTCGTTTTTCCCAACATGAAGCATGTGGCAAATAGCTGTGGAAACGGAATAAGTGACCAAACAGCTTGTTGTGATGCTATGAATAGCTATGTCTCTCACTTACAAAAGCAGACCCTAATCACCAACTTACAAGCTTTGGACTGTGCTACCTCGTTAGGGTTGAAGCTCCAAAAATACAATATCACCAAAGATGTTTATAGCCTATGTCACATAAGCCTTAAGGATTTCTCTCTTCAAG TCGGAAGTCAAG AATCTGGATGTCTCTTACCAAGCTTACCTTCTGATGCAACATTGGACAAGTTTTCCGGGATCAGTTTCATTTGCGATCTAAATGATAATATTCCAGCTCAATGGCCGTCTCTGTCACTACTGCCAGCTTCATCATGCAATAAGA CTATCAGAATTCCTGCACTACCTGCCGCCACAAATGCTCAAAGTG GTCTTAACACAGAATATATCGTAGTTTATCTCCTCGTTGCATATTCAACGGCCATAATGATGCTCTTATAG